One genomic region from Athalia rosae chromosome 3, iyAthRosa1.1, whole genome shotgun sequence encodes:
- the LOC105689755 gene encoding uncharacterized protein LOC105689755, producing MLHHSAMDISNNNRSLRRVIFFVLFLLTAGATGLRDVRITVPPMVRSRDSALLTCDYDLEGADLYSIRWYHEEEEFYRFVPKEAPPQAIFSVRDIQIDSQHSNTRDVTLVDVSKKLTGRYRCEISADAPSFHTVIKSAPMVVVDVPETDPSIEPERQRLQEGETLRANCTSGASNPAPTITWALNGDPLNHTIFSYKTRTRVLGQGENQATQSTLELKTSADFFRDGKLILRCFAAISTVYTASAELVVTEDTPLHASISGDASPHLHPSSGSGGRIFSEIGVLSLCLVIARSWSR from the exons ATGTTACATCACAGTGCAATGGATATTAGCAATAATAACAGGAGCCTTCGACgggtcatttttttcgtcctttttcttctcaccgcTG GGGCCACCGGACTCCGAGATGTGCGAATCACCGTGCCGCCGATGGTTCGTTCGAGAGATTCGGCCCTCCTCACTTGCGATTACGATTTGGAAGGTGCCGATCTTTATTCCATAAGATGGTACCACGAGGAGGAGGAATTCTATCGTTTCGTACCGAAGGAAGCACCACCTCAAGCGATATTTTCCGTCCGCGACATCCAGATAGAC AGCCAGCATTCGAATACGAGGGACGTGACGTTGGTTgacgtttcgaaaaaattaaccgGAAGATACAGATGCGAGATTTCGGCGGACGCACCGTCGTTTCACACCGTGATCAAATCCGCGCCCATGGTGGTCGTGG ATGTCCCGGAAACGGATCCTTCCATCGAACCGGAAAGGCAACGCCTACAGGAGGGTGAAACTCTTCGAGCCAACTGCACATCAGGTGCCTCGAATCCCGCCCCCACCATTACGTGGGCCCTGAACGGCGACCCC TTGAACCATACGATATTTTCGTACAAAACGCGAACCCGCGTTTTGGGACAGGGTGAAAATCAAGCGACGCAGTCGACTCTGGAATTGAAAACGTCCGCTGATTTTTTCAGAGATGGAAAACTCATTCTGCGTTGTTTCGCTGCAATATCCACAGTTTACACAGCCTCGGCTGAGTTGGTTGTCACCGAAGATACGCCGCTCCACGCATCAATCAGCGGCGACGCCTCGCCTCACCTTCACC